A genome region from Clupea harengus chromosome 7, Ch_v2.0.2, whole genome shotgun sequence includes the following:
- the LOC105902727 gene encoding retinal dehydrogenase 1 isoform X1: MPTVGDENYNCTNVPALRTGMKQSIMNSECGSTQNQQNHLSNHNHQKHDSSNQELPPGPAIPTHVSDLHIEYTKIFINNEWHESCQKRKMAVHNPATGDLICEVEEGDKEDIDKAVKHAREAFQLGSPWRRMDASERGYLLNKLADLVERDQQILATMETINSGKLFLVAYFVDLVATIKTLRYYAGWADKIQGKTIPVDGDYFTFTRHEPIGVCGQIIPWNFPLMMFAWKIGPALCCGNTVVIKPAEQTPLTALHMAKLIKEAGFPPGVVNVVPGYGPTAGHAIAYHSDINKVAFTGSTQVGKLIQRAAGDTNLKRVTLELGGKNPNIVFADSDLEYAVQQAHHGLFFNQGQCCLAGSRVFVEEPVYEEFVRCSVEMAQRKVLGNPLDPRVDQGPQIDKKQFDKILELIESGRREGAKLECGGGPWGQKGFFIQPTVFSDVRDDMRIAREEIFGPVLLIMKFRSVEEVIQRANDTQYGLAAGVFTSDISKALTITSALQAGTVWVNCYNAMSTQCPFGGFKMSGNGRELGEYSLQEYTEIKAVTVKISQKNS, from the exons ATGCCTACAGTTGGTGATGAAAACTACAACTGCACCAACGTACCAGCACTTCGGACAG GCATGAAGCAAAGCATCATGAATTCTGAGTGTGGCAGTACTCAAAACCAGCAGAATCACCTAAGCAACCACAACCATCAGAAGCACGACTCCAGCAACCAGGAGCTACCACCAGGGCCCGCAATACCCACGCATGTCTCTGACCTCCACATCGAATACACAAAG ATATTTATAAACAATGAGTGGCATGAGTCCTGTCAAAAAAGGAAGATGGCCGTGCACAATCCAGCGACTGGTGATCTCATATGTGAAGTGGAGGAGGGTGATAAA GAGGACATTGACAAAGCTGTTAAACATGCCAGAGAGGCATTTCAGCTGGGGTCGCCATGGAGACGGATGGACGCATCAGAAAGAGGCTATTTGCTCAACAAGTTGGCAGACCTTGTGGAGAGAGACCAGCAGATACTAGCA ACCATGGAAACTATTAACTCTGGTAAGCTCTTCCTGGTGGCCTACTTTGTTGACCTTGTGGCTACTATAAAGACTCTGAGATACTATGCAGGCTGGGCAGACAAGATTCAAGGGAAGACCATTCCTGTTG ATGGAGACTATTTCACCTTTACTCGACATGAACCCATTGGAGTGTGTGGTCAAATTATTCCT TGGAACTTCCCCCTGATGATGTTCGCGTGGAAGATTGGCCCAGCCTTGTGTTGTGGAAACACTGTCGTCATCAAGCCAGCTGAGCAGACGCCTCTGACTGCCCTCCACATGGCCAAGCTCATAAAAGag GCTGGCTTCCCTCCTGGGGTTGTTAATGTGGTGCCAGGATACGGGCCAACTGCAGGGCATGCCATTGCCTATCACTCAGACATCAACAAAGTGGCTTTCACTGGATCTACACAG GTGGGGAAACTCATCCAGAGGGCTGCTGGTGACACTAATCTCAAACGCGTCACACTGGAACTGGGGGGCAAAAACCCCAACATTGTCTTTGCAGATTCCGATT TGGAATACGCTGTGCAGCAGGCGCATCACGGCCTCTTCTTTAACCAGGGCCAGTGCTGCCTGGCCGGCTCCAGGGTGTTCGTGGAGGAGCCGGTCTATGAGGAATTTGTACGCTGTAGTGTGGAGATGGCCCAGAGGAAAGTGCTGGGGAACCCCCTAGATCCGAGGGTGGACCAAGGACCACAG ATTGACAAGAAGCAGTTTGATAAGATCCTGGAGCTGATTGAGAGCGGGAGGAGGGAAGGGGCCAAACTGGAGTGTGGAGGAGGCCCCTGGGGCCAGAAGGGCTTCTTCATCCAGCCAACGGTCttctcggacgtcagagacgaCATGCGCATCGCCAGAGAGGAG attttCGGACCTGTTCTGCTGATAATGAAGTTTCGCAGTGTCGAGGAGGTCATTCAGAGGGCCAATGACACACAGTATGGCCTGGCAGCTGGGGTTTTCACCAGCGACATCAGTAAAGCGCTCACCATCACATCAGCTCTGCAAGCAGGAACAGTGTG GGTGAACTGCTACAATGCAATGAGTACCCAGTGTCCATTTGGTGGGTTTAAGATGTCAGGAAATGGGAGAGAATT GGGCGAGTACAGTTTACAGGAATACACAGAGATAAAGGCTGTTACTGTCAAGATCTCTCAGAAAAACTCCTGA
- the LOC105902727 gene encoding retinal dehydrogenase 1 isoform X2, with the protein MKQSIMNSECGSTQNQQNHLSNHNHQKHDSSNQELPPGPAIPTHVSDLHIEYTKIFINNEWHESCQKRKMAVHNPATGDLICEVEEGDKEDIDKAVKHAREAFQLGSPWRRMDASERGYLLNKLADLVERDQQILATMETINSGKLFLVAYFVDLVATIKTLRYYAGWADKIQGKTIPVDGDYFTFTRHEPIGVCGQIIPWNFPLMMFAWKIGPALCCGNTVVIKPAEQTPLTALHMAKLIKEAGFPPGVVNVVPGYGPTAGHAIAYHSDINKVAFTGSTQVGKLIQRAAGDTNLKRVTLELGGKNPNIVFADSDLEYAVQQAHHGLFFNQGQCCLAGSRVFVEEPVYEEFVRCSVEMAQRKVLGNPLDPRVDQGPQIDKKQFDKILELIESGRREGAKLECGGGPWGQKGFFIQPTVFSDVRDDMRIAREEIFGPVLLIMKFRSVEEVIQRANDTQYGLAAGVFTSDISKALTITSALQAGTVWVNCYNAMSTQCPFGGFKMSGNGRELGEYSLQEYTEIKAVTVKISQKNS; encoded by the exons ATGAAGCAAAGCATCATGAATTCTGAGTGTGGCAGTACTCAAAACCAGCAGAATCACCTAAGCAACCACAACCATCAGAAGCACGACTCCAGCAACCAGGAGCTACCACCAGGGCCCGCAATACCCACGCATGTCTCTGACCTCCACATCGAATACACAAAG ATATTTATAAACAATGAGTGGCATGAGTCCTGTCAAAAAAGGAAGATGGCCGTGCACAATCCAGCGACTGGTGATCTCATATGTGAAGTGGAGGAGGGTGATAAA GAGGACATTGACAAAGCTGTTAAACATGCCAGAGAGGCATTTCAGCTGGGGTCGCCATGGAGACGGATGGACGCATCAGAAAGAGGCTATTTGCTCAACAAGTTGGCAGACCTTGTGGAGAGAGACCAGCAGATACTAGCA ACCATGGAAACTATTAACTCTGGTAAGCTCTTCCTGGTGGCCTACTTTGTTGACCTTGTGGCTACTATAAAGACTCTGAGATACTATGCAGGCTGGGCAGACAAGATTCAAGGGAAGACCATTCCTGTTG ATGGAGACTATTTCACCTTTACTCGACATGAACCCATTGGAGTGTGTGGTCAAATTATTCCT TGGAACTTCCCCCTGATGATGTTCGCGTGGAAGATTGGCCCAGCCTTGTGTTGTGGAAACACTGTCGTCATCAAGCCAGCTGAGCAGACGCCTCTGACTGCCCTCCACATGGCCAAGCTCATAAAAGag GCTGGCTTCCCTCCTGGGGTTGTTAATGTGGTGCCAGGATACGGGCCAACTGCAGGGCATGCCATTGCCTATCACTCAGACATCAACAAAGTGGCTTTCACTGGATCTACACAG GTGGGGAAACTCATCCAGAGGGCTGCTGGTGACACTAATCTCAAACGCGTCACACTGGAACTGGGGGGCAAAAACCCCAACATTGTCTTTGCAGATTCCGATT TGGAATACGCTGTGCAGCAGGCGCATCACGGCCTCTTCTTTAACCAGGGCCAGTGCTGCCTGGCCGGCTCCAGGGTGTTCGTGGAGGAGCCGGTCTATGAGGAATTTGTACGCTGTAGTGTGGAGATGGCCCAGAGGAAAGTGCTGGGGAACCCCCTAGATCCGAGGGTGGACCAAGGACCACAG ATTGACAAGAAGCAGTTTGATAAGATCCTGGAGCTGATTGAGAGCGGGAGGAGGGAAGGGGCCAAACTGGAGTGTGGAGGAGGCCCCTGGGGCCAGAAGGGCTTCTTCATCCAGCCAACGGTCttctcggacgtcagagacgaCATGCGCATCGCCAGAGAGGAG attttCGGACCTGTTCTGCTGATAATGAAGTTTCGCAGTGTCGAGGAGGTCATTCAGAGGGCCAATGACACACAGTATGGCCTGGCAGCTGGGGTTTTCACCAGCGACATCAGTAAAGCGCTCACCATCACATCAGCTCTGCAAGCAGGAACAGTGTG GGTGAACTGCTACAATGCAATGAGTACCCAGTGTCCATTTGGTGGGTTTAAGATGTCAGGAAATGGGAGAGAATT GGGCGAGTACAGTTTACAGGAATACACAGAGATAAAGGCTGTTACTGTCAAGATCTCTCAGAAAAACTCCTGA
- the tmc2b gene encoding LOW QUALITY PROTEIN: transmembrane channel-like protein 2-B (The sequence of the model RefSeq protein was modified relative to this genomic sequence to represent the inferred CDS: inserted 1 base in 1 codon) encodes MDIDAVLDSDGDEDRNRRARGNRKPPRPRRRQAESEEESEEEDETPRRRKAKKKAKEESEEESEEEEKKGRKRGGKRAAGRKKNTKDEDSEEESEEERGNKRRGGKGASKQVKEDQNNKEKKGRTKGSEKGGNDKDKDKKKGKDSSSSNEDDEEDESMSEGEMAALKEEVEEKKKEIIILRNKPWRMKRRLKALKEAQAFVEKFEGALGKGKGRKLYAFKVMMAKKWIKFKRDFDNFKTACIPWERKIKEVESHFGSSVASYFIFLRWMYGLNLILFGFIFGLVIIPELLMGLPQGSIPRKTVPRAEQAKAMDFSVLFEFGVSASFNDSLCRGWGWRVTMIFVIALLLSFSIKTPHVVALSXKQGYCKYSVLFYGYYNDKRTIGLLQFRLPLSYLLVGVGIFGYSLMVVIRTMARNANEGGDGAEDSAFTFSWKLFTSWDYLIGNPETADNKYASITTSFKESIVDEQEQQKDENIHLRRFLRVLANFLILCSLAGSGYLIYFVVKRSQDQQDDADLTWFEKNEVEFVMSLLGLACPPLFETIAELEDYHPRIALKWQLGRIFALFLGNLYTFLFALFDEVQEKLEKEKDIKNATVTAINDYYANYSMYHNTTDIPPPAFEPADVIRGPCWETGVGIEFVKLTVSDIQVSYLTILIGDFLRAVIVRFLNYCWCWDLEAGFPSYAEFDISGNVLGLIFNQGMIWMGAFYAPGLIGINVLRLLSSMYYQCWAVMSCNVPHARVFKASGSNNFYMGLLLLVLFLSLMPVIYTIMTLSPSFDCGPFSGRENMYDVVIDTIDRDLPEFMGTIFSYATNPGLIMPAVLLMVLALYYLNAVSKAYQQANLDLKKKMQMARDEEKNRRNNKASTNQVMKDLEDLMPKKSLNPPPEPDEPAEPTKEQAKGKSPKLSGKPGTANGKGVNLQKEVSLAAANPRGPITQPPGPRGSIPGNRRGPSPGPGRGRGREGPPRN; translated from the exons ATGGATATAGATGCCGTGTTGgacagtgatggtgatg aagacagaaacagaagagCCAGAGGCAACAGGAAGCCGCCCAGACCTCGCAGGAGGCAGGCGGAAAGcgaggaggagagtgaagaagagGACGAAACTCCCAGGAGGAGAAAGGCCAAGAAGAAAGCCAAGGAGGAGAGCGAAGAGgaaagtgaggaggaggagaagaaaggtcGGAAAAGGGGTGGCAAAAGGGCTGCCGGAAGAAAGAAGAATACGAAGGATGAGGACagcgaggaggagagtgaggaggaacGAGGGAACAAGAGGAGGGGTGGAAAAGGAGCCAGCAAACAGGTGAAAGAGGATCAGAAcaacaaggagaagaaagggcGAACAAAGGGGTCAGAAAAAGGGGGgaatgacaaagacaaagacaagaaGAAGGGGAAGGACAGCAG TTCGTCgaatgaggatgatgaagaggatgagtcGATGTCCGAGGGCGAGATGGCCGCTCtgaaggaagaggtggaggagaagaagaaggaaatcATCATACTGCGGAACAAGCCATGGCGCATGAAGAGGAGGCTCAAGGCTCTGAA GGAGGCCCAGGCGTTTGTGgaaaagtttgaaggagctctGGGGAAAGGTAAAGGAAGGAAACTGTATGCATTCAAAGTTATGATGGCAAAG AAATGGATCAAGTTCAAAAGAGACTTTGACAATTTCAAGACCGCCTGCATTCCTTGGGAGAGGAAGATAAAAGAAGTTGAAA GTCACTTTGGGTCCTCAGTAGCTTCTTACTTCATCTTTCTGCGATGGATGTATGGCCTGAATCTCATACTTTTTGGATTCATCTTTGGACTAGTTATTATCCCTGAG CTCCTAATGGGGCTTCCTCAGGGATCCATACCTCGAAAGACGGTTCCGCGGGCAGAGCAAGCTAAGGCTATGGACTTCTCCGTCCTCTTCGAATTTGGTGTGAGCGCTTCATTCAACGACTCTCTGTGCAGGGGATGGGGTTGGAGGGTCACCATGATATTTGTTATAGCTCTGCTCCTGTCATTCTCCATCAAAACCCCCCATGTTGTGGCTTTGT CCAAACAGGGTTACTGTAAATACTCTGTCCTGTTTTACGGCTACTACAATGACAAGCGCACCATAGGACTCCTGCAGTTCAGACTGCCTCTGTCCTACCTCCTGGTTGGCGTTGGGATATTTGGATATAGCCTGATGGTTGTCATCAGAAC CATGGCGAGGAATGCCAACGAGGGGGGAGACGGAGCCGAGGACAGCGCTTTCACCTTCAGCTGGAAGCTCTTCACCAGCTGGGATTACCTCATCGGAAATCCGGAGACTGCGGACAACAAGTATGCCTCCATCACCACCAGCTTCAAG GAGTCTATTGTTGACGAACAGGAACAACAGAAGGACGAGAACATTCACCTACGCAGGTTCCTCCGAGTCTTAGCCAACTTCCTTATCCTCTGCAGCCTCGCAGGAAGTGGTTACCTCATCTACTTCGTGGTCAAGAGGTCACAGGACCAACAGGATGATGCAGACCTTACATGGTTTGAAAAAAACGAG gttGAATTTGTGATGTCTCTTCTGGGTTTGGCGTGTCCACCTCTGTTTGAGACTATTGCTGAGCTGGAGGACTATCACCCTCGGATAGCTCTGAAATGGCAGCTTGGCCGAATCTTTGCCCTCTTCTTGGGCAACCTCTACACCTTCCTGTTTGCTTTGTTTGATGAAGTGCAAGAGAAG ctggagaaggagaaagacatcAAGAATGCCACGGTTACGGCCATCAATGACTACTATGCCAATTACTCTATGTACCACAACACGACTGACATCCCACCTCCAGCATTTGAACCTGCTGATGTTATTAGAGGACCCTGCTGGGAGACTGGTGTTGGCATA GAATTTGTGAAGCTTACAGTGTCAGATATTCAGGTGTCATATCTGACCATCTTGATCGGAGACTTCTTGAGGGCTGTGATCGTACGTTTCCTCAACTACTGCTGGTGCTGGGACCTGGAGGCTGGATTT CCATCGTATGCAGAGTTTGACATCAGTGGCAATGTGCTTGGGCTCATCTTCAACCAAGGAATGATCTG GATGGGAGCATTCTATGCCCCGGGCCTGATCGGGATCAACGTCCTGCGCCTCCTCAGCTCTATGTACTACCAGTGCTGGGCCGTGATGAGCTGCAACGTCCCCCACGCCAGGGTCTTCAAGGCCTCGGGCTCCAACAACTTCTACATGGGCCTCCTTCTGCTGGTGCTCTTCCTCAGCCTGATGCCTGTCATCTACACCATCAtgaccctctctccatctttcgaCTGTGGACCGTTCAG TGGGAGGGAGAATATGTATGATGTAGTCATTGACACGATAGACAGGGACCTGCCTGAATTCATGGGAACCATCTTCAGCTACGCGACCAACCCCGGCCTCATCATGCCTGCCGTGCTGCTTATGGT GTTGGCACTCTATTACCTGAATGCTGTGTCAAAAGCTTACCAGCAAGCTAACCTGGAcctgaagaaaaaaatgcaaatg gccagagatgaggagaagaatCGCAGAAATAACAAAGCCAGCACCAACCAGGTCATGAAAGACCTGGAGGACCTGATGCCCAAAAAGTCACTCAATCCCCCACCTGAACCTGATGAGCCAGCAG AACCCACCAAAGAGCAGGCTAAAGGCAAGTCCCCAAAGTTGTCAGGGAAACCAGGCACAGCCAATGGAAAAGGAGTAAACTTGCAAAAAGAGGTCTCATTGGCTGCAGCAAACCCCCGGGGACCCATAACCCAACCTCCAGGACCCAGGGGTTCGATACCAGGCAATCGTAGAGGTCCTTCACCTGGACCGGGcagaggacgaggaagagaaGGCCCTCCCAGAAACTAG
- the LOC105902720 gene encoding cytochrome P450 1A1 has protein sequence MLLMDSSFVSSLGVTIALCTLTLLLMALRGSQRAGCIQSGATLPPGPRPWPLVGNLFQMGEQIHLSLTGLRAQYGDVFRLRMGSLVVVVLSGYSTIRQALVRQGDAFAGRPDLFTFSAVANGTSMTFSEKYGEAWILHKKICKNALRNFSQAEARDSSASCLLEERICAEAAGLVEALLQESQVKGGGSLDPAVPLVTSVANVVCALCFGKRYDYNDKEFLTIVHINNEVLRIFAAGNLADFFPIFRYLPSPSLRKMVQHIHRMNSFMEENIEEHLRTFDKNCIRDITDALIAFCEDRQEDREGQVLTDSQIVHTVIDIFGAGFDTIIAGLQWSLLYLVKFPDIQEEIYQEIDGQVGSNRLPRFEDKPKMTYTEAFIFEVFRHASYVPFTIPHCTTENIILNGYFIPKDTCVFINQYQVNHDSEIWGDPDTFRPERFLNQNRQLNKDLTEKVMIFGMGKRRCLGDGFARLEMFVFLTTLLQRLHIESVPGQTLDLNADFGLTMKPKPYQIRVTTR, from the exons ATGCTGCTTATGGACAGCtcctttgtaagtagcctaggTGTCACCATAGCCCTCtgcaccctcaccctcctcctgaTGGCCCTGCGAGGCTCTCAGAGGGCTGGATGCATCCAGTCTGGGGCTACCCTACCCCCGGGACCCAGACCCTGGCCCCTGGTGGGGAACCTGTTCCAGATGGGGGAGCAGATCCACCTCTCCCTGACCGGCTTGCGTGCACAGTACGGGGACGTGTTCCGCCTGCGGATGGGCtccctggtggtggtggtcctGAGTGGCTACTCCACCATCCGTCAGGCCCTGGTGCGGCAAGGAGACGCTTTCGCCGGCCGTCCGGACCTCTTCACCTTCTCCGCCGTGGCCAACGGCACCAGCATGACCTTCAGCGAGAAGTACGGCGAGGCTTGGATCCTCCACAAGAAGATCTGCAAGAACGCCCTGCGCAACTTCTCCCAGGCCGAGGCTCGGGACTCCAGTGCCAGCtgcctgctggaggagcggatcTGCGCGGAGGCCGCCGGGCTGGTGGAGGCGCTGCTGCAGGAGAGCCAGGTTAAGGGAGGTGGCAGCCTGGACCCCGCCGTGCCTCTGGTCACTTCGGTTGCTAACGTGGTGTGTGCCCTGTGCTTTGGGAAGAGGTACGACTACAACGACAAGGAGTTTCTCACCATCGTCCACATTAACAACGAGGTGCTGCGCATCTTCGCCGCGGGCAACCTGGCGGATTTCTTCCCCATCTTCCGCTACCTGCCCAGCCCCTCTCTGAGGAAGATGGTCCAGCACATTCACAGGATGAACAGCTTCATGGAGGAGAACATCGAAGAACACCTGAGAACCTTTGACAAG AACTGCATTCGTGACATCACGGACGCCCTGATTGCCTTCTGTGAGGACAGACAAGAGGACAGGGAGGGACAGGTGCTCACCGACTCCCAGATAGTGCACACCGTCATCGACATCTTTGGGGCTG GGTTTGACACCATCATAGCCGGCTTGCAGTGGAGCCTCCTGTATCTTGTCAAATTCCCTGACATCCAGGAGGAAATATATCAAGAGATTG aTGGTCAAGTTGGTTCCAACAGATTGCCCAGGTTTGAGGATAAGCCAAAAATGACTTACACCGAGGCATTCATTTTTGAGGTCTTCCGCCATGCATCCTATGTACCCTTTACCATACCCCATTG CACCACTGAAAATATAATTCTTAATGGATACTTTATCCCCAAAGACACCTGTGTGTTTATCAATCAGTATCAAGTCAATCATGACAG TGAAATCTGGGGTGATCCAGACACCTTCCGGCCAGAGCGGTTCCTCAATCAGAACAGGCAGCTGAACAAGGACCTCACGGAGAAGGTGATGATCTTTGGGATGGGAAAGCGCCGTTGCCTGGGCGATGGATTTGCCCGCTTGGAGATGTTTGTGTTCTTGACGACGCTGCTCCAGCGCCTGCATATAGAGAGTGTTCCTGGCCAGACGCTGGACCTCAACGCAGATTTTGGCTTGACCATGAAGCCCAAACCTTACCAGATCAGGGTGACTACTCGCTAG